One Chryseobacterium indoltheticum DNA segment encodes these proteins:
- a CDS encoding ABC transporter permease subunit — protein sequence MFAILKKELWSYFGNWSAWIIIAAFSLITTLFLFFFENDSNIFDIGMASLQSYFVLVPWLLMFIIPALSMKTFAEEQQTGTLNWLFSQPLKVSDLVSGKFLSVWVVGILCLIPSVIYFYTVYVLGVPEGNIDMGMTFGSYFGLIILIAAFSGVGILASSLSQNQIMAYLLGVFMCFIMYFGIEQLASYKLLGGADFILQNVGFYQHFLGFTRGLIDFKDVAYFVFIIGLTLTLSNHFINKKK from the coding sequence ATGTTTGCAATTTTAAAAAAAGAACTTTGGAGTTATTTCGGCAACTGGAGCGCGTGGATCATCATTGCGGCATTCAGTCTGATAACGACTTTGTTTTTGTTTTTCTTCGAAAATGATTCTAATATTTTCGACATCGGAATGGCGTCTTTACAGAGCTATTTCGTTTTGGTACCTTGGTTACTGATGTTTATCATTCCGGCGTTGTCGATGAAAACTTTTGCGGAAGAGCAGCAAACGGGGACTTTAAACTGGTTGTTTTCTCAGCCTCTGAAAGTTTCAGATCTGGTTTCAGGGAAATTTCTTTCCGTTTGGGTTGTCGGGATTTTATGTCTGATTCCTTCGGTAATTTATTTTTATACGGTTTACGTTTTGGGAGTTCCTGAAGGAAATATCGATATGGGAATGACTTTCGGAAGCTATTTTGGTTTAATTATTTTGATTGCAGCATTTTCAGGAGTTGGAATTTTAGCTTCATCACTTTCTCAAAACCAGATCATGGCTTACCTTTTAGGAGTTTTCATGTGTTTCATCATGTATTTCGGAATCGAACAATTGGCGAGTTATAAATTGTTGGGCGGAGCAGATTTTATTTTGCAGAATGTAGGTTTTTATCAGCATTTCTTAGGTTTCACAAGAGGTCTTATCGATTTTAAAGATGTTGCCTATTTTGTTTTCATCATTGGTCTTACCTTAACATTGTCTAATCATTTTATCAATAAAAAGAAGTAA
- a CDS encoding toxin-antitoxin system YwqK family antitoxin, which yields MLKNFLLTLLSIFVFVSCQTKTNQYIKISDKVQKRHGKWKEEYPTEEGTLVTTGRYKIGEKVGIWKTFVGDKLYQKEKIGRKKTKMFVYHRNGNIMERGQTKLDISENERHWYYFGDWKFYDENGKLKYIKKYTDGKKIDSVSFNK from the coding sequence ATGCTTAAAAATTTCTTACTAACCCTGCTGTCAATTTTTGTTTTCGTTTCTTGTCAAACCAAAACCAATCAATACATTAAAATCTCTGATAAAGTTCAGAAACGACACGGAAAGTGGAAAGAAGAATATCCTACCGAAGAAGGAACTTTGGTTACTACAGGAAGATACAAGATAGGCGAAAAAGTGGGAATCTGGAAAACATTTGTAGGGGATAAATTATATCAAAAAGAAAAAATTGGAAGAAAGAAAACCAAAATGTTCGTTTATCATCGAAATGGAAATATCATGGAGCGAGGACAAACAAAACTTGATATTTCTGAAAACGAGCGCCATTGGTATTATTTCGGAGACTGGAAATTTTATGATGAAAACGGAAAGCTGAAGTATATTAAGAAATACACCGATGGTAAAAAAATAGACAGTGTTTCTTTTAATAAATAA
- a CDS encoding CopD family protein — MLYTIIKALHIIFMVSYFAGIFYLVRIFVYYKDTDAFSDEKKTILREQYTFMARRLWNIITVPAGVIMAVCGLVMIFLNPGLMKMPWFHLKLTFLIGLAIYHYWCWKKVKKLVELNGNTLETANLKLRQANEIATFILFLVVFTVILKYQVIEYWWQLIVGFFVLVFLIMMTVKLVNKKKKK, encoded by the coding sequence ATGCTTTATACCATCATCAAGGCGTTACACATTATTTTTATGGTCAGTTATTTTGCGGGGATTTTTTATCTCGTAAGGATTTTTGTGTACTATAAAGATACCGATGCTTTTTCAGACGAAAAAAAGACGATTTTGCGAGAGCAATATACGTTTATGGCTCGAAGATTATGGAACATTATCACCGTTCCTGCCGGAGTAATCATGGCAGTTTGTGGTTTGGTCATGATTTTTTTAAATCCGGGCTTAATGAAAATGCCGTGGTTTCATTTAAAACTAACTTTCCTGATCGGATTGGCCATTTACCATTATTGGTGCTGGAAAAAAGTGAAAAAATTAGTGGAGCTTAACGGAAATACTTTAGAAACAGCCAATTTAAAATTGAGGCAGGCTAACGAAATCGCCACATTTATTTTATTTTTGGTCGTATTTACCGTTATTTTAAAATATCAGGTTATTGAATATTGGTGGCAATTAATCGTAGGATTTTTCGTTCTGGTATTCTTAATTATGATGACGGTGAAGCTCGTGAATAAGAAAAAGAAAAAGTAA